From a single Candidatus Brevundimonas phytovorans genomic region:
- a CDS encoding HK97 family phage prohead protease, whose amino-acid sequence MMLQTKDSGLGLDVKAVGDDGVIEGYASTFNVIDSYGEMVAPGAFKASIAGLKKSKRGLKMLWQHDSHQPIGIWDDLEEDAKGLRVVGRLLKDTVAKAAEAYALIREGALDELSIGYRELESAPHPDQRGVTILKKLDLREVSPVTFGALGQAARIDTVKSILTAGEAPTVRQFEDHLREAGFSKSAAAAMASACKPYLRGEPEAKADDAMDFLKALRA is encoded by the coding sequence ATGATGCTTCAGACCAAGGACAGCGGCCTCGGCCTGGATGTCAAAGCCGTTGGCGATGATGGAGTGATCGAAGGCTACGCCTCGACCTTCAACGTCATCGACAGCTACGGCGAGATGGTCGCGCCCGGCGCCTTCAAGGCATCAATCGCCGGGCTGAAAAAATCGAAGCGCGGCCTGAAAATGCTGTGGCAGCACGACAGCCACCAGCCCATCGGCATCTGGGATGATCTGGAGGAAGACGCCAAGGGGCTGCGGGTGGTTGGCCGGCTGCTGAAAGATACCGTGGCCAAGGCCGCCGAGGCCTATGCGCTGATCCGCGAAGGTGCACTGGACGAGCTATCCATCGGCTATCGCGAGCTGGAGTCGGCGCCGCACCCTGATCAGCGCGGCGTCACCATCCTGAAGAAGCTCGACCTCCGCGAGGTCAGCCCAGTCACGTTCGGCGCGCTCGGCCAGGCCGCTCGCATCGACACGGTCAAATCCATTTTGACGGCGGGCGAAGCCCCGACCGTCCGCCAGTTTGAGGACCACCTGCGGGAAGCAGGTTTCTCGAAGAGCGCTGCGGCCGCCATGGCCTCAGCCTGCAAGCCGTACCTTCGGGGGGAACCCGAGGCGAAGGCCGATGACGCAATGGACTTCCTCAAAGCCCTGCGCGCCTGA
- a CDS encoding terminase large subunit, translated as MTRGEKVIAFIERLCPTPEGKLVGKPMKLDAFQKRFILEVYDNPHGTRIGILSIARKNGKSALIAGIMLAHLVGPEARLNSQIVSGARSRKQAAVVFNLAAKMVQLSERLRKIVRIVPSGKTLHGLPMNTEYQALAAEAGTAHGLSPVLAIHDEMGQVRGEFDAFIEAIETAQGAYDDALQLIISTQAPSDADMLSIRIDDAKRSGDPTIVCHVYAAPEDAELTDPKAWEAANPALGTFRSLVEITNKAAEAARMPSVENSFRNLYLNQRVTRHTPFVSPSIWKACSGPVDLEVFQRNPVYGGLDLSLTTDLTALVLIAQEGGAWHILPTFWTPEATLVDRSKRDRSPYDAWVRDGFMEATPGPAVEYGFVARDIARITEGMDVRKIAFDRHRMKTLQAELDRLDVTLPFEEFGQGFVSMAPAIDRAEIEFLHHRFRHGGHPVMTMCAANAILVQDAAGNRKMDKSQSTGRIDGMVSLAMAVGVALGPAEGEEAGWNDYLASLGVPA; from the coding sequence GTGACGAGGGGCGAGAAGGTCATCGCCTTCATCGAGCGGCTCTGTCCTACCCCAGAGGGCAAGCTGGTCGGCAAGCCGATGAAGTTGGATGCGTTCCAGAAGCGCTTCATCCTGGAGGTCTATGACAACCCGCACGGCACGCGCATCGGCATCCTGTCGATCGCTCGGAAGAACGGGAAGTCCGCTCTCATCGCCGGCATCATGCTGGCGCACCTTGTCGGGCCCGAGGCCCGGCTGAACAGTCAGATCGTGTCCGGCGCCCGAAGCCGGAAGCAGGCAGCCGTGGTCTTCAACCTCGCCGCCAAGATGGTGCAGTTGTCGGAGCGGCTGCGGAAGATCGTGCGGATCGTCCCGTCAGGGAAGACGCTGCACGGCCTGCCGATGAACACGGAGTATCAGGCTCTCGCCGCCGAGGCCGGAACGGCGCACGGCCTTTCGCCCGTCCTCGCCATCCACGACGAGATGGGCCAAGTCCGTGGCGAGTTCGACGCATTTATCGAGGCCATCGAGACGGCGCAGGGCGCCTACGACGACGCGCTGCAGCTGATCATCTCGACGCAGGCGCCGAGCGACGCCGACATGCTGTCGATCAGGATCGACGACGCCAAACGGTCGGGCGACCCGACCATCGTCTGCCACGTCTACGCGGCGCCGGAAGACGCAGAACTGACCGACCCCAAGGCCTGGGAGGCCGCGAACCCCGCCCTCGGGACATTCCGATCCCTGGTCGAGATCACGAACAAGGCGGCCGAAGCGGCGCGCATGCCCTCGGTCGAGAACAGCTTCAGGAACCTCTACCTCAACCAGCGGGTGACGCGGCACACGCCATTCGTCAGCCCGTCGATTTGGAAAGCATGCTCTGGCCCGGTTGATCTGGAGGTCTTCCAGCGCAACCCGGTCTACGGCGGCCTCGACCTGTCGCTGACAACCGACCTCACCGCCCTGGTCCTGATCGCTCAGGAGGGTGGGGCCTGGCACATCCTGCCGACCTTCTGGACCCCTGAAGCCACGCTGGTTGATCGGTCGAAGCGGGACCGGTCGCCATATGACGCCTGGGTGCGCGACGGCTTCATGGAGGCCACGCCCGGCCCGGCGGTTGAATATGGCTTCGTCGCGCGCGACATCGCCCGCATCACCGAGGGCATGGACGTCCGCAAGATCGCGTTCGACCGCCACAGGATGAAGACGCTTCAGGCCGAGCTGGACCGGCTGGACGTTACCCTGCCGTTCGAAGAGTTCGGGCAGGGCTTCGTCAGCATGGCGCCGGCCATCGACCGTGCCGAGATCGAGTTTCTACATCACCGCTTCCGCCATGGCGGGCACCCGGTGATGACCATGTGCGCCGCCAACGCGATCCTCGTTCAGGACGCGGCGGGCAATCGGAAAATGGACAAGTCCCAATCGACTGGCCGCATCGACGGCATGGTCAGTCTGGCGATGGCTGTTGGCGTGGCTCTAGGGCCCGCAGAAGGTGAGGAGGCGGGATGGAACGACTACCTCGCCAGCCTGGGAGTGCCCGCGTGA
- a CDS encoding phage portal protein, with amino-acid sequence MITKADRNYQPLVLRDADQDLVKSDLVQHLTTTRPDGWVDNSNAGVAVTETGILGLSAAWACVNLLAGTIASLPIMVYRTDAAGNRVPARDHPLYRVLHDSPNYDQTSLDFWEGGQAALELRGNMHARIERNGGRIVALHPIFNPSITRQSNGALRYRWTENGKSFDEPQENVFHVRGFGGSPLGGLSTLSYGRQVFGLSLAVNAAAQTTFANGVRPSLIFSAPADKTLGEAVRGPLEKALQEKHAGAMNAGRPMLLEGGITPHQISLSPEDAQMLESRSFSVEEICRFFEVPPHMIGHTEKSTSWGTGLEEQTLRFQKFTLRRRLKRIEQAIAKQLLTPADRVAGIVVEFNLEGLLRADSKGRSEFYQKMTQIGAMTINEVRALENLPPVPGGDVPRMQSQNIPIKMANPPALVAGGGE; translated from the coding sequence GTGATCACGAAGGCTGACCGAAATTATCAGCCGCTGGTTTTGCGAGATGCAGACCAGGACCTCGTTAAGTCGGACTTGGTTCAGCATCTCACCACGACGCGGCCTGACGGCTGGGTCGACAACTCAAACGCGGGCGTGGCTGTCACGGAGACGGGCATTCTCGGCCTGTCGGCGGCCTGGGCGTGCGTCAACCTGCTGGCCGGGACCATCGCATCGCTGCCGATCATGGTCTATCGCACCGACGCGGCGGGCAACCGCGTGCCAGCCAGGGATCACCCGCTCTACCGCGTGCTGCACGACAGCCCGAACTATGATCAGACCTCGCTCGATTTCTGGGAAGGCGGCCAGGCAGCCCTTGAGCTTCGCGGCAACATGCATGCGCGGATCGAGCGCAACGGTGGGCGGATCGTCGCTCTGCATCCGATCTTCAACCCATCCATCACCCGGCAGTCGAACGGCGCCCTTCGCTACCGCTGGACAGAGAACGGCAAGTCGTTCGACGAGCCGCAGGAGAACGTTTTCCACGTGCGCGGCTTCGGCGGATCGCCGCTCGGCGGCCTGTCGACGCTGAGCTACGGCCGTCAGGTCTTCGGCCTGTCGTTGGCAGTGAACGCCGCGGCGCAGACCACCTTCGCCAATGGGGTTCGCCCCTCGCTCATCTTCTCGGCACCGGCCGACAAGACGCTGGGCGAAGCAGTTCGAGGGCCACTGGAGAAGGCGCTTCAGGAGAAACACGCGGGCGCCATGAATGCGGGTCGTCCGATGCTCCTGGAGGGTGGGATCACCCCGCATCAGATTTCATTGTCGCCCGAAGACGCGCAGATGCTCGAGAGCCGGTCGTTCAGCGTCGAGGAGATCTGCCGCTTCTTCGAAGTGCCGCCCCACATGATCGGGCACACCGAGAAGTCCACCAGCTGGGGCACCGGCCTGGAGGAGCAGACGCTCCGCTTCCAGAAGTTCACTCTGCGGCGCCGGTTGAAGCGCATCGAACAGGCCATCGCCAAGCAGCTGCTGACTCCGGCCGACCGCGTCGCCGGCATCGTGGTCGAGTTCAACCTTGAGGGCCTGCTCCGCGCCGACAGCAAGGGCCGGTCCGAGTTCTACCAGAAGATGACCCAGATCGGCGCGATGACCATCAACGAGGTCCGCGCCCTTGAAAACCTGCCGCCGGTTCCGGGCGGCGATGTGCCGCGCATGCAGTCGCAGAACATCCCGATCAAAATGGCGAACCCGCCCGCGCTCGTCGCCGGAGGAGGTGAATGA